Proteins encoded together in one Desulfosporosinus meridiei DSM 13257 window:
- the rpmJ gene encoding 50S ribosomal protein L36 produces MKVKPSVKKICEKCKIIRRHGKVMIICENPKHKQRQG; encoded by the coding sequence ATGAAAGTAAAGCCTTCTGTTAAAAAGATCTGTGAAAAATGTAAAATTATTCGTCGCCATGGTAAGGTTATGATTATCTGTGAAAATCCGAAACACAAACAAAGACAAGGTTAA
- the rpsM gene encoding 30S ribosomal protein S13 has protein sequence MARIAGVDLPREKRLEIALTYIYGIGLPTSHKILAKTGVSPDVRVRDLSDDEVGKLREVIDKEYKIEGDLRREVSLNIKRLMEIGSYRGLRHRRGLPVRGQRTKTNARTRKGPAKTVGAKRKK, from the coding sequence ATGGCACGTATCGCTGGAGTTGATTTACCGCGCGAGAAACGCTTAGAGATAGCTCTAACCTATATTTATGGAATTGGGCTACCTACTTCACATAAGATTCTCGCAAAAACCGGTGTAAGCCCAGATGTCCGAGTTCGCGACTTGTCAGATGACGAAGTCGGCAAACTTCGGGAAGTTATCGATAAAGAGTATAAGATTGAAGGCGACCTGCGTCGCGAAGTTTCCCTCAATATTAAACGTCTTATGGAAATTGGTTCTTATCGTGGCTTGCGCCATCGTCGTGGACTTCCTGTAAGGGGTCAACGCACAAAGACCAATGCCCGCACCCGTAAGGGCCCGGCTAAGACTGTTGGAGCAAAACGTAAAAAGTAA
- the rpsK gene encoding 30S ribosomal protein S11, whose amino-acid sequence MARKVVRTKRRERKNIESGIAHIKSTFNNTMVTITDTSGNALSWSSAGSLGFKGSRKSTPFAAQMAAETCAKVAMEHGLKDVECYVKGPGAGREAAIRALQAAGLEVNLIKDVTPIPHNGCRPPKRRRV is encoded by the coding sequence ATGGCACGTAAAGTTGTCCGGACAAAGCGCCGGGAACGTAAAAATATTGAAAGTGGAATTGCCCATATTAAATCTACTTTCAACAATACCATGGTGACCATTACGGATACCAGCGGGAACGCACTCTCCTGGTCCAGTGCAGGTTCACTTGGCTTTAAGGGATCTCGTAAGAGTACACCTTTTGCAGCACAAATGGCTGCAGAAACCTGTGCCAAAGTGGCAATGGAACATGGCTTAAAAGATGTTGAATGCTATGTAAAAGGACCTGGAGCTGGTCGAGAAGCTGCTATTCGCGCTCTGCAAGCTGCAGGATTAGAAGTAAATTTAATCAAAGACGTGACACCGATTCCACACAATGGCTGTCGGCCACCGAAACGTAGAAGGGTATAG
- the rpsD gene encoding 30S ribosomal protein S4, whose product MARYTGPVCRLCRREGMKLFLKGERCYTGKCAIDRRAYAPGQHGQARGKKPTDFGLQLREKQKARRIYGVMEKQFHSYFDEAARRKGVTGENLLSLLERRLDNVIFQLGFASSRPEARQLVSHGHFTINGKKVDIPSYSVRIGEVIAVKEGSKSSPRMKQLLENLGSRTVPGWLSLDANAASGTVVALPTREDIQLPIQEHLIVEKYSR is encoded by the coding sequence ATGGCTAGATATACTGGACCAGTCTGTCGCTTATGTCGGCGCGAAGGAATGAAGTTGTTCCTCAAAGGAGAACGTTGTTATACTGGTAAGTGTGCGATTGACCGTCGTGCTTACGCTCCTGGACAACATGGCCAAGCCCGAGGTAAGAAGCCAACAGATTTTGGTCTTCAGTTGCGAGAAAAACAAAAAGCACGCCGTATTTATGGCGTCATGGAAAAACAATTCCACAGTTACTTTGACGAGGCTGCCCGCCGCAAAGGGGTAACTGGTGAAAACTTGCTTAGCCTCTTGGAACGCAGATTAGATAATGTGATTTTCCAATTGGGATTTGCTTCATCTCGTCCTGAGGCCCGTCAACTTGTTAGTCACGGTCATTTTACCATAAATGGTAAAAAGGTAGATATTCCTTCTTATTCAGTACGTATTGGTGAAGTTATCGCTGTTAAAGAAGGCAGCAAAAGCTCGCCACGTATGAAACAACTTCTCGAAAACCTGGGTTCTCGAACAGTTCCAGGTTGGTTGAGCTTGGATGCCAATGCTGCTTCTGGAACTGTAGTCGCACTACCAACTCGTGAAGATATTCAACTGCCCATCCAAGAACACCTCATCGTGGAGAAATACTCCCGTTAA
- a CDS encoding DNA-directed RNA polymerase subunit alpha, whose product MLEIEKPRIECIERSEDNSYAKFIVEPLERGYGITLGNSLRRILLSSLEGSAVTSVKIEGVLHEFSTIPGVLEDVTDIILNLKSLALKGYTDEPRVIRIEAQGEGVVTAGDILTDPDIEILNNDLKIATLDKDGRLFMEMTVERGRGYVSADKNKKPDHVIGVIPIDSIFAPIYKVNYTVEDTRVGQITDYDKLTLEAWSNGSISPEEATSSAAKILSDHLRLFMGLTDKLNSVEVLVEKEEEAKDKILEMTIEELDLSVRSYNCLKRAGINSVEELTQKTEEDMIKVRNLGRKSLEEVEFKLKDLGLSFRPAED is encoded by the coding sequence ATGTTAGAAATCGAGAAGCCCAGAATCGAGTGTATCGAGCGTTCTGAAGATAACTCCTATGCAAAATTCATTGTTGAACCTCTTGAGCGAGGATATGGAATCACCTTAGGTAATTCTTTAAGAAGGATTCTCCTGTCCTCTCTCGAGGGTTCAGCGGTAACATCAGTCAAAATCGAAGGAGTACTCCACGAGTTCTCAACGATTCCGGGTGTTTTGGAAGACGTTACAGACATTATTCTCAATTTAAAGTCTCTTGCCCTCAAAGGCTATACTGATGAACCTAGGGTCATTCGTATCGAGGCACAGGGCGAAGGGGTTGTCACTGCTGGGGATATTTTAACGGACCCAGATATTGAGATACTAAACAATGACTTGAAGATTGCTACATTAGACAAAGATGGCCGTTTATTTATGGAAATGACGGTAGAGCGTGGCCGTGGTTATGTTTCTGCCGACAAAAATAAGAAGCCGGATCATGTCATTGGAGTTATCCCTATTGACTCCATCTTTGCCCCGATTTACAAGGTCAACTATACGGTAGAGGATACCCGGGTTGGTCAGATTACGGACTATGACAAGCTAACCCTTGAAGCATGGTCCAATGGCAGTATTTCACCAGAAGAAGCTACCAGCTCGGCAGCAAAAATCTTAAGTGATCATCTGCGCCTCTTCATGGGTCTCACTGACAAGCTCAACAGCGTTGAGGTTTTGGTAGAGAAAGAAGAGGAAGCCAAAGATAAAATCCTCGAAATGACGATTGAGGAATTAGATCTGTCTGTTCGTTCTTACAACTGCCTAAAGCGGGCGGGAATTAACTCTGTTGAAGAGTTGACTCAAAAAACGGAAGAAGACATGATTAAAGTACGTAACCTTGGTCGCAAGTCTTTAGAAGAAGTGGAATTCAAACTGAAAGACTTAGGTTTGTCTTTCCGGCCGGCTGAAGACTAA
- the rplQ gene encoding 50S ribosomal protein L17 — translation MAYRKLGKNTGHRGAMLRNIVTSLLKHGRIETTEARAKELNAIAEKMISLGKQGDLAARRLTMAYLMDEDVVKNLFDTIAPKYADRQGGYTRIMRLGLRRGDAATMVIIELV, via the coding sequence TTGGCTTACCGCAAGTTAGGAAAAAATACTGGTCATCGCGGGGCAATGTTGCGTAACATTGTCACTTCCCTGTTAAAACATGGACGTATTGAAACGACTGAAGCACGCGCCAAGGAACTAAATGCGATTGCTGAAAAGATGATTTCACTCGGCAAGCAAGGAGATCTGGCTGCTCGCCGTTTAACGATGGCTTATCTCATGGATGAAGATGTTGTAAAGAATTTGTTTGATACTATCGCGCCGAAATATGCTGACCGTCAAGGCGGCTATACTCGGATCATGAGACTCGGCTTACGTCGGGGAGATGCTGCCACAATGGTAATCATCGAACTCGTATAA
- the truA gene encoding tRNA pseudouridine(38-40) synthase TruA yields MRNIRLRLAYDGTHYHGFQRQDKAYGPTIQGTLESVWAKLVEEEVTLAMAGRTDAGVHASGQVVNYSTSARIPEEKIPKAFNSLLPKDIRVLEAECVADDFNSRWSARWKRYDYLIDNKPIPDTFQRLYAYHVPLPLNTDHMQQAAIYLEGCHNFKTFAAAGGDSKRFERTIYRCKVSREDKGMIRVTCIGDGFLYHMVRIIVGTLVDVGRGRILPGEIPDIIASQERRRARMVAPAHGLTLVHVNYTNESPSTVFEELF; encoded by the coding sequence ATGCGGAACATTCGCTTAAGATTAGCCTATGATGGAACACACTACCATGGCTTTCAGCGCCAAGATAAGGCATATGGACCTACGATACAGGGAACTCTAGAGTCTGTATGGGCTAAGCTCGTTGAGGAAGAGGTAACTCTTGCTATGGCTGGACGAACAGATGCGGGAGTACATGCCTCCGGACAAGTCGTGAATTATTCGACAAGTGCTAGAATTCCAGAAGAGAAAATCCCTAAGGCATTTAATAGCTTGCTTCCGAAAGACATTCGTGTACTTGAGGCAGAATGTGTAGCGGATGATTTTAATTCACGGTGGTCTGCCAGATGGAAACGCTATGACTACTTAATTGATAATAAGCCGATTCCGGATACGTTCCAGCGACTTTATGCATATCACGTTCCTCTGCCTTTAAATACAGACCACATGCAGCAGGCGGCTATCTATTTAGAAGGATGTCATAATTTCAAAACCTTTGCGGCTGCTGGTGGGGATAGCAAAAGATTTGAACGCACAATTTATAGATGCAAAGTTAGTCGTGAGGACAAGGGAATGATTAGAGTAACCTGCATTGGGGATGGATTTTTGTACCATATGGTAAGGATTATCGTTGGAACACTTGTTGATGTGGGAAGAGGTCGTATTCTGCCAGGAGAGATTCCCGACATAATAGCCAGTCAAGAGCGTAGACGTGCTCGCATGGTTGCTCCTGCCCACGGGCTAACTCTTGTGCACGTAAATTATACAAATGAAAGCCCAAGTACTGTTTTTGAAGAGTTATTCTAG
- the rplM gene encoding 50S ribosomal protein L13, which translates to MSTFFAKAQDQERKWYVIDAEGIPLGRIATEAARILRGKHKPTFTPNVDTGDHVIIINAAKLVLTGNKLNDKLYRRHSGFPGGLKEIPYKKLMQIMPERAMEHAVKGMLPHNKLGAQMYTKLKVYKGDTHPHQAQQPEIWTIQ; encoded by the coding sequence ATGTCCACGTTTTTTGCGAAAGCACAAGACCAGGAGCGTAAATGGTATGTTATTGACGCTGAGGGAATCCCTTTGGGTCGTATTGCTACCGAAGCAGCACGTATCCTGAGAGGTAAACATAAACCGACATTTACCCCTAATGTTGACACAGGGGATCATGTTATTATTATTAATGCTGCAAAGTTAGTTTTAACTGGAAATAAATTGAACGACAAATTGTATCGCCGTCACTCAGGTTTCCCAGGCGGATTAAAAGAAATCCCTTACAAAAAATTAATGCAAATTATGCCTGAACGAGCTATGGAACATGCCGTGAAGGGAATGCTTCCTCATAACAAGTTGGGCGCCCAAATGTACACTAAGTTAAAAGTGTACAAGGGGGATACTCACCCTCACCAAGCTCAACAACCTGAAATTTGGACAATTCAGTAG
- the rpsI gene encoding 30S ribosomal protein S9, producing the protein MATKLQYAGTGRRKNAIARVRLIPGEGKFIINKREVSEYFGKKTLEMIVQQPFNITDTLAKYDVIALAHGGGTTGQAGAIRLGIARALLKADASLRPSLKRAGFLTRDPRMKERRKYGLKKARKAPQFSKR; encoded by the coding sequence ATGGCAACTAAATTACAATATGCAGGGACAGGACGACGTAAAAATGCAATTGCGCGTGTTCGTCTTATTCCAGGTGAAGGGAAATTCATCATTAACAAACGCGAAGTATCTGAGTACTTTGGCAAAAAGACTTTGGAAATGATTGTTCAGCAACCATTCAATATTACTGATACACTTGCTAAGTATGATGTTATTGCTCTAGCTCATGGAGGCGGCACTACAGGTCAAGCTGGCGCAATTCGTTTAGGTATTGCTCGTGCTTTGCTGAAGGCTGATGCCAGTCTTCGTCCAAGTCTCAAGAGAGCGGGTTTCCTTACCCGTGACCCACGTATGAAAGAGCGTCGCAAATACGGCTTGAAGAAAGCTCGTAAGGCGCCGCAATTCTCGAAACGTTAA
- a CDS encoding N-acetylmuramoyl-L-alanine amidase: protein MKPIWVVSMKRRKILIGLVLTFFVAVTLAVGFRGQDQEIWSWTLGDRVVVIDAGHGGVDPGAVGISKVLEKDITLGVSKRLQVLVQQSGAKAVMVREDDRDLGTSQGLLKRKREDLAQRIQLAMDTQAEVYLSIHANSFPDPKLTGAQTFYHSDSPEGKLLAQFIQQELNSMTNTTRVAKGNQDIYVLKKAKQAAVTVELGFLSNLQEEQLLTNPEYQQKLAIAIFQGLSLYFSKQTETNQR, encoded by the coding sequence ATGAAACCGATTTGGGTTGTTAGTATGAAACGACGTAAAATCTTAATTGGCCTGGTGCTAACGTTTTTTGTAGCGGTAACACTGGCAGTTGGATTTCGAGGACAAGACCAAGAAATTTGGAGTTGGACGTTGGGGGATCGTGTTGTAGTGATTGATGCCGGTCACGGAGGAGTTGACCCAGGGGCAGTAGGGATAAGCAAGGTTTTAGAAAAGGATATAACCTTAGGTGTATCAAAACGATTACAGGTTTTAGTTCAGCAAAGTGGTGCTAAGGCAGTTATGGTTCGTGAGGACGACCGAGATTTAGGTACCTCACAAGGACTTTTAAAACGTAAGAGAGAAGATTTAGCCCAACGCATTCAGTTGGCTATGGATACTCAAGCAGAAGTCTATCTGAGCATTCACGCCAACAGCTTTCCAGATCCAAAGTTAACAGGAGCACAAACCTTTTATCATTCCGATTCTCCGGAAGGGAAGCTTCTAGCACAATTCATCCAGCAAGAACTAAATAGTATGACAAATACCACAAGAGTTGCTAAAGGTAATCAAGATATATATGTCTTAAAAAAGGCAAAGCAAGCAGCTGTTACTGTTGAACTTGGTTTTCTTTCAAACCTTCAAGAAGAGCAGTTACTGACAAATCCAGAATACCAGCAAAAATTGGCAATTGCTATATTCCAAGGTCTAAGTCTCTATTTTAGTAAACAAACAGAGACTAATCAACGATGA
- a CDS encoding periplasmic solute-binding protein, which yields MKVTRSFWLGLGSGLILSAIIVMFVSPHLRLNEPSNVQTGIQSVTQSDIQSDNQSDQNSMVSSSNTEQPSDIDPAQPIKTSESTPNDSSTGLQSSAQIERDFVIPKGANAERIAELLFSEGFILDKTDFLKQARLKRVERKFQAGTFKLSVGLTVEETINRLLK from the coding sequence TTGAAAGTAACACGATCCTTTTGGCTAGGCTTAGGTTCCGGACTTATATTAAGTGCCATAATCGTAATGTTTGTTTCTCCTCACCTTAGACTTAATGAGCCATCAAATGTACAAACAGGTATACAATCCGTTACGCAATCGGATATCCAATCTGATAATCAATCGGATCAAAACTCAATGGTTTCAAGTTCAAATACAGAACAGCCATCGGATATTGATCCTGCACAACCAATTAAAACCTCGGAGTCAACACCCAATGACAGCTCCACGGGACTTCAGAGTTCTGCCCAAATAGAGCGAGATTTTGTTATCCCAAAGGGAGCAAATGCTGAAAGAATTGCTGAGTTATTATTTTCAGAGGGTTTTATTCTTGATAAAACTGATTTCTTAAAGCAAGCGCGCTTAAAGCGAGTAGAGCGAAAGTTTCAAGCAGGAACATTCAAATTGTCCGTTGGTTTAACTGTAGAAGAAACAATCAATCGATTATTGAAATAG
- the rocF gene encoding arginase, which produces MQKKVVRIIGVPIDLGADRRGVDMGPSAIRYAGLNARLKRLGWIVEDYGNIDVPVPETREIKDKKLKYLEEIVQINEQLHLIVAKAKKDGVIPLILGGDHSLGIGTIAGLALSEQSFGLIWFDTHGDYNTLDTTESGNIHGMPLAISNGLGAPELTGIGGNNKKLREENTVIIGAREMDPQEKELLRRSKIKVFTMRDIDQMGMKEVVSEGIRIASQGTDGIHISFDLDVIDPEEAPGVGTPVPGGITYREAHLAMELLADSGYISSMDVVEVNPILDNHNKTAKLAVGLICSAFGERIF; this is translated from the coding sequence ATGCAAAAAAAAGTAGTTAGAATTATTGGGGTTCCCATTGATTTAGGTGCTGATCGTCGTGGAGTAGATATGGGGCCAAGTGCTATTAGATATGCCGGATTAAACGCCAGATTAAAGCGTTTAGGATGGATTGTCGAGGACTATGGTAATATCGACGTTCCAGTTCCGGAGACAAGAGAAATAAAAGATAAAAAGCTAAAGTATTTGGAGGAGATTGTACAAATTAATGAGCAACTTCATCTTATTGTCGCTAAAGCAAAAAAGGACGGTGTTATCCCACTGATTCTTGGTGGAGATCATAGTTTAGGCATTGGAACAATAGCAGGGCTGGCTTTAAGTGAACAGTCCTTTGGATTAATCTGGTTTGACACCCATGGAGATTATAATACTCTCGATACAACAGAAAGTGGCAATATTCATGGTATGCCCTTAGCAATATCTAATGGACTCGGGGCTCCTGAATTAACGGGAATTGGTGGGAATAATAAAAAGTTGAGAGAGGAAAATACAGTCATTATTGGCGCTAGGGAAATGGATCCCCAGGAAAAAGAATTACTTCGCAGATCCAAGATTAAGGTTTTTACAATGAGAGATATAGATCAGATGGGAATGAAGGAAGTTGTCTCCGAAGGGATCAGAATAGCTTCTCAAGGAACGGATGGAATACATATAAGCTTCGATTTAGATGTCATTGATCCAGAGGAAGCCCCTGGAGTTGGAACTCCGGTACCGGGGGGCATCACGTATCGAGAAGCACATTTAGCGATGGAACTGTTAGCAGACTCGGGGTATATATCAAGTATGGATGTTGTAGAAGTGAATCCAATTTTAGATAATCATAATAAAACCGCTAAATTGGCAGTAGGGCTTATTTGTTCTGCATTTGGAGAGCGAATTTTCTAG
- a CDS encoding RNA polymerase sigma factor, translating into MEDAEIIRQILAGYHEQYAVLVERYQEPLIHFLRRILGSEEDVLDCAQEAFLAVYRNLTHYSKEYPFRAWLYAIARNKALDLHRKRRKEIIISIDEDLVDHQPRPEDILVEKEQASMLADVLLELPEHYTQALYLRYHQELSYKEIALVLEVPVSRVKTYLHRGKEKLRQCLERREIHSGEGKPAME; encoded by the coding sequence ATGGAAGATGCCGAAATCATTCGGCAAATACTAGCTGGTTACCACGAACAATATGCTGTCCTCGTCGAACGGTATCAGGAACCGTTGATTCATTTCTTGCGCCGAATTCTCGGTTCAGAGGAGGATGTGTTAGACTGCGCTCAAGAGGCATTTTTAGCAGTCTATCGTAATCTTACTCACTACTCTAAAGAATATCCGTTTAGAGCATGGTTATATGCCATTGCGCGGAATAAGGCCCTTGATCTGCATCGAAAAAGGCGTAAAGAGATAATTATAAGTATTGACGAGGACCTGGTTGATCATCAACCGAGGCCTGAGGATATTTTAGTGGAAAAGGAACAGGCCAGCATGTTAGCTGATGTCTTGCTTGAACTTCCGGAACACTATACTCAGGCGCTCTATTTGCGTTATCATCAGGAACTTTCCTATAAGGAAATAGCTCTTGTGCTAGAGGTTCCTGTAAGTCGAGTTAAGACTTATCTACATCGGGGTAAAGAAAAGTTGCGGCAGTGCTTAGAAAGGAGGGAAATCCATAGTGGAGAAGGAAAACCTGCAATGGAGTAA
- a CDS encoding M20 family metallopeptidase, whose translation MDAIKAFFRDQAQRLSREVWEVARQIGERPELGYKEYFASASLCSLLTKHGFKVDCGIAGMETAFLAKFKGKRPGPTIAYLAEYDALPVIGHGCGHNLIGAASAGAAITLSKSLELGGEILVIGAPAEETSGAKVTLVEKGVFENVDVAMMFHPGSQNVPVISSLALDALEFTFHGRSAHAVAASNFGINALDAMINFFVGINALKKQVPHDVKINGIITEGGTAPNIIPERAVSQFYLRARKRKDLDDLREKVIRCAEGAASMVSAKMTWKKFEFSYDEMLTNLSLAECFTRNLEEMGIDRIASPQIAMGSVDMGNVSRVVPSIHPYLTLGTGNEIPHTREFADVSLSSNGESLVLLAMQALAFTGWDVSSNKKLLQQIKREFSSLTHR comes from the coding sequence ATGGATGCTATTAAAGCTTTTTTCAGAGATCAGGCCCAGCGTTTAAGCAGAGAAGTATGGGAAGTTGCCCGTCAAATTGGTGAGCGACCTGAGCTTGGTTATAAGGAATACTTTGCATCTGCAAGCTTATGCTCTCTTCTTACCAAACATGGGTTTAAAGTAGATTGTGGAATTGCTGGAATGGAGACAGCTTTCTTGGCAAAATTTAAGGGTAAACGTCCCGGGCCTACTATTGCTTATCTGGCAGAATATGATGCTTTGCCAGTGATAGGGCATGGTTGTGGACATAATCTGATAGGAGCGGCCAGCGCTGGGGCTGCCATAACTTTAAGCAAGAGTTTAGAATTAGGCGGGGAGATTCTAGTTATTGGTGCTCCTGCTGAAGAAACGAGTGGGGCAAAAGTAACTTTAGTGGAAAAAGGGGTTTTTGAAAATGTTGACGTTGCGATGATGTTTCATCCAGGCAGTCAGAATGTTCCTGTCATTTCCAGCCTAGCCTTAGATGCCTTAGAGTTTACATTTCACGGGCGCTCTGCTCATGCGGTTGCAGCATCTAATTTTGGCATTAACGCTTTAGACGCCATGATAAATTTCTTTGTCGGTATCAATGCTCTAAAGAAGCAAGTCCCCCATGATGTAAAAATTAATGGGATTATAACAGAAGGGGGAACTGCCCCCAATATTATTCCGGAACGTGCTGTTTCTCAATTTTATTTGCGTGCTCGAAAGCGTAAGGACTTAGATGATTTGCGTGAGAAAGTAATTCGTTGTGCCGAAGGCGCTGCGTCTATGGTATCTGCAAAAATGACTTGGAAAAAGTTTGAATTTTCTTATGATGAAATGCTTACGAATCTTTCCTTGGCCGAATGTTTTACTCGTAACCTTGAGGAAATGGGTATTGATAGAATAGCCTCACCTCAGATTGCTATGGGTTCTGTAGATATGGGCAACGTTAGCCGAGTTGTACCGTCTATCCACCCATATTTGACCTTGGGAACAGGTAATGAGATCCCGCACACCCGAGAATTTGCCGATGTGTCACTCTCGTCAAATGGTGAAAGTTTAGTCTTGTTAGCTATGCAGGCCTTGGCTTTTACCGGGTGGGACGTTTCAAGCAATAAGAAACTGTTGCAGCAGATTAAACGAGAATTTAGTTCACTAACTCATCGATAA
- the argC gene encoding N-acetyl-gamma-glutamyl-phosphate reductase, with protein MKVGILGATGYAGQELVRLLHRHEEVKELYLGSSSVAGENYDSIYPHWLDQNIGVLEDENIPDMDVLFCALPHGLTAERTSAFLERGIKVIDLGADFRLQSAESYEEWYKIKHPAADLLKEAVYGLPELYRQEIKGKSLIANPGCYPTATLLALVPLLRKRLLQTEYLIIDAKSGVSGAGRGISLGMHYSEVNENFKAYGVASHRHTPEIEQELSRAVGSPLTVSFTPHLVPMTRGMLVTIYAKVSEGVGEEELRSCWQNQYENEEFVHLLPPGTWPQTKFSSGSNHAFLQLTLDKRTGNVVIVSTIDNLLKGAAGQAVQNMNLAMGWPEAQGLKGTALWP; from the coding sequence ATGAAAGTCGGTATTCTAGGCGCAACAGGATATGCAGGACAGGAATTGGTACGCTTATTACATCGCCATGAAGAGGTAAAGGAATTATATCTTGGATCCTCTAGTGTAGCTGGAGAAAACTATGATTCAATATATCCGCATTGGTTAGATCAAAATATTGGAGTTTTAGAAGATGAAAATATACCTGACATGGATGTGCTATTTTGTGCTCTTCCTCATGGATTGACAGCAGAAAGAACCAGCGCCTTCTTAGAGCGTGGAATTAAAGTAATTGATCTAGGTGCTGATTTTCGATTGCAATCAGCTGAGAGTTACGAGGAATGGTATAAAATAAAACATCCTGCTGCTGATTTGCTCAAAGAGGCAGTCTACGGTTTGCCGGAACTTTATCGTCAAGAGATTAAAGGAAAATCTTTAATTGCTAACCCGGGATGCTACCCGACTGCAACTTTGCTGGCACTTGTTCCCTTACTTCGTAAGCGATTACTTCAAACAGAGTATTTAATTATTGATGCCAAATCGGGTGTATCGGGAGCAGGTCGAGGAATCTCTTTAGGAATGCACTATAGTGAAGTTAATGAAAACTTTAAGGCCTATGGAGTTGCAAGCCATCGCCATACGCCAGAAATAGAACAAGAACTCTCTCGTGCGGTAGGTTCTCCGCTAACAGTCAGCTTTACACCACATTTAGTACCCATGACCCGTGGCATGCTGGTGACCATTTATGCTAAGGTTTCCGAAGGGGTAGGCGAAGAAGAATTACGAAGTTGCTGGCAAAACCAGTACGAGAACGAAGAATTTGTGCATCTTTTGCCGCCTGGAACCTGGCCACAGACAAAGTTTTCTAGCGGAAGCAACCATGCCTTTTTACAGCTGACCTTAGATAAAAGAACAGGAAATGTGGTTATTGTCTCTACCATTGATAATCTGTTAAAGGGAGCAGCAGGTCAGGCTGTACAGAATATGAACCTTGCCATGGGTTGGCCAGAGGCACAAGGGCTGAAAGGTACAGCCTTGTGGCCCTAA